AATAAATTTGGAGACAAATCTGCTACAtcagaccattcacttttaGCCACAGGATAGTTACTGCATGGATCCACACTTCTTTTTCAGATATTTATCACTTTTTTCTAGCCCAGTTGTTACACATTTAGCTGTTCAGCCTACATTATCTGTAGGaatataaaaagcattttacagttttagtgtttctctctcaacatcaCCCAGTAATACCTTAATAATACCTACTATCATTGGACAGTACTATTAAACAACAAACAATTACCACAACAGGGAGCATAGGCCCCATCTCTGAGCAGACACATTTCTTCATCAAaccttgaataaaaaaaaaatccaaggcgACTCTCTCCtctgaaaatattaaaaagcttttatttatttggctATTGTATCTGCAAGGCCACAACACGCTgcatttttaaagctgcacttggcaagatttttatataaaaaggGTTAGCCTTTTTCAGCCTATAATAGAGAAGAGTGTTCCgtcccccctaattgagaccctgtagattctccctattGGCCTACATTTATTACAGGTGTCACTGGTGGTGGGAAATTGTGTCAGCGTACACAAAGTGACAAATACCTACCAGCTAAGAAGAAGAGATTCATGTCTGAGGAgttagtttactgatgtcacgtCATATGATTTCTGGATAATGAAGCacttcaaactttaaaaaatctatccctcgctgccacttggggtcaCTAAAGtacgaagttgcctagtgcagctttaaccttgCAAGATGCAATAACCAatttagaaaaagtatttttaatattttcagaagaaaaagtatttttaatattttcagaagaaaaagttatctttgttttttttttatccttgtttTGACAGAGTTGCCCCATTTTTCCAAAAAGCACCACTCATTTTGACACCCTCTAAGCCAAAGCAGCATTCCTTTTGCTTTActacatatttttttacatcaagAAATACCTATGAATGCTCATTTGGGTATAAACTTTTGTATTCATCCCTTAATAAATATAAACTTCAGGAAAAATGCCAGAGGGGAATTGCTCTCACCATAAAACGTTAGGTAGCCAAAGAGAGCTGCCAGAAAGTACATGGTGTACATGACAAGGATGGAGATGTTGGACACCTGCTGCATCTTCTTCTTAGAGGGGCTGAAATGACACAGTGGAGGGTGAGGTGAATGTCACATCCTACACATCCTGCATTATCAAATAGAGCAGGTTACACAGTGTGGACTGATGAAGGGCTGACTCACTTGCGGAGCTCAGTGTAGATAGGCAGGACCTCAGGGTGGCACACAAAGGCAAAAGCCAGGATGGGGATGGTGTAAGCTGTCTGTGAGGAAACACATGACCACATACCTTGTTATGATGAGCGGTGCAACCAAGCATCCCAATCAGATCACACTACCTTGTATGGGAACTTTTATTAAACACTGACAGGCTTGTGTGTACATTTGCAAACTTGGACGCTTGTGACCTGTGCCATTAACTTTCAAAGGGATCCAAATTTGCAGACTGCATCCTCACCTGCAGCAGTGCGGGCCTACCTGTGAGTTCATGGTGAACATGCGTGGGGAGCAGTGGGAGTCGTCCGCCTCGTGAACCAGACCGTTGTCGTAGTTGTGGCTGTGGGCGGAGGCATTCAGGCTGAGGTGGGCAGCAGTGCTGTTGGCTGTGAACTCCTCAAACGGGCAGGGAATCTGGAACTTCTTAAAGATAACCTAAAGGGAAATataaaaggaaggaggaaaggcaGAGGTAGTTAAAGGAGAGACATAAGGATGAGGggagagtcagagtcagtaaaCAACAGCTCTTAGAGATCAGTGCCAAGCTCAGAAAAGCCATTTCACAGCAGATTAGGGTGAGTCAGCCTCTAAGCTCACTCTCTCCCTTTGAAGTCTCTCAGCAGCTCTTATTTCCACCTATCAAATGGAGCCCAAATATCACATACCACTGAAAATAGAGATGAGGGTGGGAAACTGATTAAGAGATGTGCCAAGTTGACATACCAGCACAAATAAAGCTTATTGTAAAGAGTGCAAGCCGCTGTGATGATGTGACACTATGTGAAGTGAACCAACTTACTGCGGTGAGAAAGAACACCATGCAGCTGAGAGAGAAGCCGCTGGTGTAGCCAAGGTAACctgtaaaaagagaaaaaaatgacagtccTTAACGTTACAGGTCCTTGGTTGAAAACTGAACGTGTCCAGTGGGCCTTCATGTGTCGTTTAAGACAAGTGGAGTGACTACACACATAAAGTTTGTTTACAGTTAAAAGGTTCCTCCTGCTCTACAAATGAGGCGTCTGATATGTAAATAAAGGCCCCCAAGAGGCCACATTTAAATGTCCCCTCAGCACTTAATGACTGAGCAGATGCAGCATGCTCATGTTAGTGTAGTAATGAGTACGTTTGGCTGTCAGTGGGTGAGAGGGTGTGATCATCTCTGGGCCAAGGATGGCTAATTGGGCACTTGCTGTTTCCACAGCAGTGGTGGGAGAAGTGCAGAAACCCTTTACATGAAAGGAAGAAAAGTACTCCATcaaaatgtctgtaaatgtactgaagtattaAACCATTACTTCTTCCTCAAAGTCAAAATAATACATCATTTTAATGAAATTGTCCAGTTTTAAAGTTACAAAACTTTTTGAAAAGAATCTAGTAACTGCATGTGTGAGATAAATTGAGTAAAATGGAGAATGCTTTGAAATAGAAAAGTGTAAAAGTAGTTCCATAAAATAGAGATAATTAACTAAAGCATGAGCATCTAAAACTTGTAGTTGAATACAAGTGCTTGAGTGAAAAAGGTTAAGTGCATTCCACTGTTGTCTTTGTCAGCAACAATGCAAAGACATAAAATCCGGAGGAGTGCAAGGGACCTGATTGGCTAATAATCAATAGTCAATTCCCTGCTTGCTGCTTGAAGCCAGAGGTATAGTCAGATAGGCAGGTTATAAGCAGCTCATTCACACCATGATTCATGATGGAGAACATAAATACAGGGTAACAGTCATTTTGGGCAGATAAAAGTGGTTCACAATCAATTTGGGCAGACAAAACAGGCAGAGGTATCGGACAAGAGGTCAGTCTATATCAGTATTACTCACCAAGCTGCTTCATTAGAGCCAGGGGCAAGATGACACTGGCAGAGACCATGATGACCAGGTAGTTTCCATTCAAATACCACAGACTGTTTGGAgaaaaatacagtttattttgAGCTCAATATTCAAAACATCAGCATAGAGATTCattagacacagagagagagacagagagacagagagaggagagagaacagagaggcagagacaaaaTGAAGATGTGAGAGAAACTGGATTACAAGGGGTCCAGGTGGTCTATTCTACAGGGCCGATAGAAACCAGTGAGGAACACCGTTGTGGAAAAACGTCTGTGTTGCTGCAGACTGGACTGGAACAGACTTGAGTGAGGCACTGTTACATAAGTCTGATGATTTGTGTGACAGTTCACAGTTGCAGAAAGAAAGGCATAGGGCAGCCTAAACAACATGGCATGTCAGTGAATATTATGTCACCCTGTTGCGGCACACccttgccttctctctccctcgctcttgcTCCCTCACCAACCCAAACAACATCAAATGGCTGGCTACCCCCCTACCCCTCCTCACCCCATACCAACCCAAATAGACTTTCATATCACCCTACACCCACCCAAGAATACTTTCCCTCTTGAGGGCATTACCTCGGAGGTTTTGGACTGAGGCTACCGAGCACGTGACGTGAGAACCAGATCTGGGCTGGAACGAACGCTCCATTCTTAGCCCAGCTTCCCCTTCAAGCCAATGACAGGCCATGCTGCCATATCAGCATCTGCTATATGAGGGAACCACACATGTCCTCTCATTAAACAAACATCCTGTGCCTGACCGTCATAAAACATTCTCCCTCATGTAACCTAAATAGCCCCAAGGCATGTATATGTGCGTTCTTAACACATGTGCAAATTGTGCATGTTGTGTAGGTGCTGAGATTGCAGAGAGTGTCTGCCACAGTGCAGCTCTATGGTCATGGTGTTGTGGCGACCTAGTCTAACATTTCACTTGCTTTTAATGAGTCGCAACAAAACTGTTTATAGTAAACATATGTGGCTGAACGGGCCAGATCATGTTGGTGTCTGTCTAGACTCGTTTCAGGCCTTGAGGTGGATCAACACCAGGTTACTtaatggagaggaaagagatggaCTGTCCTGCAGTAGCTCTCTTGAGAGAGCAAATAATCTGGGGGCAAGGAAAAGAAGGAACGTCAGTCGCTGTAGAACTGGAGGCAGAATTGACAACAGGAGGCTTATAGACAAGTGTGAAACCATAACACAATTACTGTCTGACTGGCTTACGACAAGAGAGGGACTTTATAGCGCATTGTCTCCCAAATCCTGTGTATAGGAGGCTCTTAGTGACCTGCAGCCCCTTGGTTAAGCTGCTAAGCCTGTTATTCTTAACCGTCTCAATGAGACACAGCCACAGAGATAATTTGTCTACTACTACAGCCCTACAGGCTGCAGCATAGtgcactgtactgtgtgtggtggaggaggacgagTCCCTTGAAAGCAGAGGAAGTCACATGAACCACAGGTCGTGTCCTTTACAGACCTTTAGTCAGTGGGTCATTCCAGATGATCAGCTTTCATTAGAGATGTGCCTGTGGGGAATCCCTGCCACTTCCAAATATctgaccttctctctctcttactacaCTAGGTCTCTGGTAATCCTCATACATACTCCATCTATGCTATTAAGATAAAGAGATAATGATAATAAGATTATGTAGATGTGTCTACGTAATGCCTATGCATTGCTAGAATCTATGTTTCCTTTCTCCTAAAGTCTTGAGTGAAAGGTACTAATCTGTCCGTCAGCCACACTACATTACTATCTATTTAAAGAGCCATAGGTCATGAATACAGTAactccaccaccacccccatcTCATTCCACTCTGTGCTCCTGACACCATGGGTTTGAAAAGCAAGAGCCATGTCCAGTGGAAGTGCACAGTGGGTGGCTGAGTTGTTGAGGGCTGGTCCTGAACTGACCTGTCCTTATGCCTGACCTCTGAATTTGGCACCCATGTCAcaccagctgctgctgtcattcttgtgtgtgtgtgtgtgtgtgtgtgtgtgtgtgtgtgtgtgtgtgtgtgtgtgtgagagagagagagagagagagagagagagagagagagagagaatgaggaaacggagagagaaagattccTGTCATAATACTTAATACTTCAACTTCGATTCAGCACATTAGTAGTTCAGCTTCtggccttcacacacacacacacacatacacacacacacacacacacatacacacagatcaGAGTATGAGCCTATCCCACCCCACCTCATCAACAGTAAAAGGTAACAACGTGCCCTTTAGAGAACTCTTAGACCTGCATGTTGAAGCAACTGCACAAAACTGAAAAGCACAAAGAACTGGTACACATAAACACCATATAAAAGACAGGTCAGACTAAATGCTGCAATGGAAATCTAGTATAGAAGTTGCTTTAACACAACTTGATTTTGAATTTCTGACACTATTGTGTTGAATAACTCAGTTCCCTGAGTTGACTGTCTGGAACAACATTCTTGTTTCGCTCCTCCATGTAAACCAGAGGCGGGGAGCTTTGATGGTTTGCTGAGATCTTTGACAGGCATAAGAGACTGGAGAAGTGTTTGCTAAATGTTGCTGGCCTGATAGGCTATACTAGGGAAGGGTAATGATGCACTCGCAGCTCTCCCTTTTCAGCACAGGGTTTGTTTTTAGATTTGAACAGGGGAGGCAGGAATCCACTTCAGCCCTCCAAGGCCATATGCAGAGTGTCACAGCATGACTCTGACGTGTACAGTGGTTGCCACCACAacctgacagcagtgtgtgtttaagctgtgcagtgtgtgtgtgtgtgtgtgtgtgtgtgtgtgcctgaaacATATCCAACCTTGGCCCCCTGTTGCTCAGCCAATAACAAACTGACAACCTAGTCACACCCCACACTGGATCAATGAGTGGTGCAAACTGAATAATCACTGCCCACACACTCTGCACCCACTGTCAGCTGAGCCCTTGGCCAACTACAGCAGGCAGGAGTCATATGGCTTTCACCAGCGCCCCAGGGCTGTTATTATTAATACTGCAGTGGACACAAATGACAATACTCACTCAGAGTTGGGATCTGCCTTCAAGAAAGCTTGGATGACCAGTGGTAACTCAGATTTGACAATATACAGGTAGCTGGACATGGCTATAATAGATAGACACAGAAAATACATGTGTTAATGTGAGGCCAAATATGTTTGAGTGCAAATACCAAGGCTGATGTATTCAACAAAAAGACATCAGTGTACCTACAAAGCCCTGTCATGAAAATACTCATCATTATGTAAGTGACTTAATGGCAACAGTGGGCGAATCATAACACTGGTCTGAGATTGCGTCAGCCTCAATTCATTTGTAAACATTAGACTCACTTAGGTCAAGACTGTCATGTGAAACAGGCTGAAAAAGTGAGGAAAACTTATACCTTGTCCACACTAAGccgggtaaatttgaaaacgcatctttatttctccgttttggccttccatccacaGGATTTGTGCTCACAGTCTCTGAGCATTACCCAGATACATTTCACCTGTCGTGCAGCTGAGCTAACTGAATGATTAGTGAGGCCTTGGTAACAGAGAGCCACCCACACATGCTCTGACCAGTGAGTGGGAGGAACTGTTGCTAATGCCAATACCACTGAGAACGCAACTGTTTGCCAACTGGTCTAATGGTCTTAGCTCTTAATACACCTCCATATTACATTCTCAAACAGAAAGAGATGTAGAGCCAAGATCAACATGCTGAAATCATTAACACAAAGCCAAAGTAATATAGTCCTGAATTTAAGTGAATATggatttaagtgtgtgtgtgggccaggTAAAGGCggataatttctgttttctgctaCAGGGAGTTTGCAGAGAGTCAACATATTGAATGATTGAAAACACATGGAGTCTGAACTTCTCCACCTGCCACAATGGCTCCTCACCTCCAATATTCTGCAGGGTGATTGCAATACCGGCGGCCATTTTGCCCGGAGTGCCAAAGGCCCTGTATCCCAGCTGTTCATATGCTCGAATTCCTGGAAGAAGATTACAAAACACTAACATCATCAAATTCCTTACATATGCCGAGATGTGGCTGTTAGACATTATGATAAAGGTTTTTTTCATCTCCACAAAAGGTAGTACCTTGGTGTTTGCGTTttccaatttttcattttttcacgTTTTTATACATGCAGATTTTATAGCCAAATCTATAAATCTATCTAtaatattgtacagtatgtaaatatTCTAGCTATGACAGACTGCAATACACAAGATTATAGAATTAAGTAACTTTTCAAACTGACTGGAAATCAAAGCCCTTTAGTACTAATCTGTATGTAAAcaacatatatttttttctatttacaaAATACATGATCTGTCACTGTTGAAATGAGACATGTACCGGCTTACCCACAATGCCAGAGGATTTGAGCAGCAGGTGAATGGAGTAGGATGAGAGAGCTGCCACTGCAGTCAGAAGAAACCTGTgacagaatacagaaaaagtCTTGATTCTATACTTTATTGCACACCATACCTGTGGCACCactatttctgtgtgtgcaaaGTATTACCTCTTATATCACCCACTctacttttttctcctcttttttctatttccttttACATAACCCATTTGCATAAAATCCTGCTTTATG
This DNA window, taken from Centroberyx gerrardi isolate f3 chromosome 5, fCenGer3.hap1.cur.20231027, whole genome shotgun sequence, encodes the following:
- the slc38a3b gene encoding sodium-coupled neutral amino acid transporter 3 isoform X2 → MAAGIAITLQNIGAMSSYLYIVKSELPLVIQAFLKADPNSDLWYLNGNYLVIMVSASVILPLALMKQLGYLGYTSGFSLSCMVFFLTAVIFKKFQIPCPFEEFTANSTAAHLSLNASAHSHNYDNGLVHEADDSHCSPRMFTMNSQTAYTIPILAFAFVCHPEVLPIYTELRNPSKKKMQQVSNISILVMYTMYFLAALFGYLTFYDNVEPELLHTYSRIDPYDTLILCVRVAVLTAVTLTVPIVLFPVRRAIQHMLFPNKTFNWLRHIAIALVLLTLINLLVIFAPNILGIFGIIGATSAPCLIFIFPAVFYIRIVPKDEEPMNSTPKILAACFAALGVSFMVMSLSFIVIDWTMGSSHAAGGH